The Streptococcus sanguinis genome contains the following window.
AAAATAGGGAATCGAAGCAGGTTGCGATTGCAACCAATGAGATTCATCTTTTTCTCCAGACTTTTAGCCCGAGTTCAATTGAGCTCGGTCAGCTCTTAACTATCATTCAACTGATCATCTGACAAGTTGAGACCAACAAAAACAAGATAAGCATTGAGAACGGGTAGGTCCTGCCTATCCGTTTTTGCTAAATAATGTTATAATAAACTGTAAAATAAATTAATAGGAGAAATAACCAAATGGCTCGCGAATTTTCACTTGAAAAAACTCGTAATATCGGTATCATGGCCCACGTCGATGCTGGTAAAACAACAACAACTGAGCGTATTCTTTACTACACTGGTAAAATCCACAAAATCGGTGAAACTCACGAAGGTGCGTCACAAATGGACTGGATGGAGCAAGAGCAAGAGCGTGGTATCACTATCACATCTGCTGCGACAACTGCTCAATGGAACAACCACCGCGTAAACATCATCGACACACCAGGACACGTGGACTTCACAATCGAAGTACAACGTTCTCTTCGTGTCTTGGATGGTGCGGTTACCGTTCTTGACTCACAATCAGGTGTTGAGCCTCAAACTGAAACCGTTTGGCGCCAAGCAACTGAGTACGGAGTTCCTCGTATCGTATTTGCTAACAAGATGGACAAGATTGGTGCAGACTTCCTTTACTCAGTAAGCACTTTGCATGATCGTCTTCAAGCAAACGCTCATCCAATCCAATTGCCAATTGGTTCAGAAGATGACTTCCGCGGAATTATCGACTTGATCAAGATGAAGGCTGAAATCTATACTAACGACCTTGGTACAGATATTTTGGAAGAAGATATCCCAGCTGAATACCTTGAGCAAGCGCAAGAATACCGTGAAAAATTGGTGGAAGCAGTTGCTGAAACTGATGAAGAATTGATGATGAAATACCTTGAAGGTGAAGAAATCACAACTGACGAATTGAAGGCTGGTATCCGCCGTGCAACTATCAACGTTGAATTCTTCCCAGTATTGTGTGGTTCTGCTTTCAAGAACAAGGGTGTTCAGTTGATGCTTGATGCAGTTATTGACTACTTGCCAAGCCCGCTTGATATTCCAGCAATCAAAGGTATCAACCCAGACACTGAAGAAGAAGAAACTCGTCCAGCATCTGATGAAGAGCCATTTGCAGCTCTTGCCTTCAAGATTATGACTGACCCATTCGTAGGTCGTTTGACTTTCTTCCGTGTCTACTCAGGTGTTCTGAACAGCGGTTCATACGTATTGAACACTTCTAAAGGTAAACGTGAGCGTATCGGACGTATCCTGCAAATGCACGCTAACAGCCGTAACGAAATTGAAACTGTTTATGCGGGTGATATCGCTGCTGCTGTAGGTTTGAAAGATACAACTACTGGTGACTCACTGACTGATGAAAAAGCTAAAATCATCCTTGAGTCTATCAACGTTCCAGAACCAGTTATCCAATTGATGGTTGAGCCTAAGTCTAAGGCTGACCAAGACAAGATGGGTGTTGCCCTGCAAAAACTGGCTGAAGAAGATCCAACTTTCCGCGTTGAAACTAACGTTGAAACTGGTGAAACAGTTATCTCTGGTATGGGTGAGCTTCACTTGGATGTCCTTGTTGACCGTATGCGTCGTGAGTTCAAGGTTGAAGCAAACGTAGGTGCGCCTCAAGTATCTTACCGTGAAACTTTCCGTGCTTCTACTCAAGCTCGTGGATTCTTCAAACGCCAATCTGGTGGTAAAGGTCAATTCGGTGACGTTTGGATCGAGTTTACACCAAACGAAGAAGGAAAAGGCTTCGAGTTTGAAAATGCTATCGTCGGTGGTGTGGTTCCACGTGAATTCATCCCTGCAGTAGAAAAAGGTTTGGTTGAGTCAATGGCTAACGGTGTCCTTGCTGGTTACCCAATCGTTGACGTGAAAGCTAAACTTTACGATGGTTCATACCACGATGTTGACTCATCTGAAACAGCCTTCAAGGTTGCGGCTTCACTTGCATTGAAAGAAGCTGCTAAGACTGCTCAGCCTGCTATCCTTGAGCCAATGATGTTGGTAACAATCACTGTTCCTGAAGAAAACCTTGGTGACGTTATGGGTCACGTAACAGCTCGTCGTGGACGTGTTGATGGTATGGAAGCGCATGGTAACAGCCAAATCGTTCGTGCTTATGTTCCACTTGCTGAAATGTTCGGTTATGCGACAGTTCTTCGTTCAGCATCACAAGGACGCGGTACTTTCATGATGGTATTTGACCACTACGAAGATGTACCTAAGTCAGTACAAGAAGAAATCATTAAGAAAAATAAAGGTGAAGCCTAAGCTTTGAGCTGAACCTAGGCACTCGCGTTTGCGGGTGCTTTTTCTATTTTTGGAGAACTGACCCCTTAATAAAAAGGGGAAATGATTGATTTTGTAAGTTGTATTTCTATATTTTCAAAAGATACTGCTTTGCTTTTTCAAATCAATGAAAGTCGAAATGAAAGTTAGTGAAATAATTCATAATACTTGTTAATAACAATGAAATCAGTTGCATTTTACCTCAATTAAGTATATAATAGAAATGTTGAAAGGTGATTTGTAGCAACTCAAGTTACTCTTTTCACATAAAAATTTTTTGATTTTCATAAGGAGGAAATCACGAATGGTAGTTAAAGTTGGTATTAACGGTTTCGGTCGTATCGGTCGTCTTGCTTTCCGTCGTATCCAAAACGTAGAAGGTGTTGAAGTTACTCGCATCAACGACCTTACAGATCCAGTAATGCTTGCACATCTGTTGAAATATGACACAACTCAAGGTCGTTTCGATGGTACTGTTGAAGTTAAAGAAGGTGGATTCGAAGTTAACGGTAAATTCGTTAAAGTTTCTGCTGAACGTGACCCAGAACAAATTGACTGGGCTACTGACGGTGTAGAAATCGTTCTTGAAGCAACTGGTTTCTTTGCTACTAAAGCAGCTGCTGAAAAACACTTGCATGCTGGTGGTGCTAAGAAAGTTGTTATCACTGCTCCTGGTGGATCAGATGTTAAAACAGTCGTATTTAACACTAACCACGATATTCTTGATGGTACTGAAACAGTTATCTCAGGTGCTTCATGTACTACAAACTGCTTGGCTCCAATGGCTAAAGCTCTTCAAGATAACTTCGGTGTTGTTGAAGGATTGATGACTACTATCCACGCTTACACTGGTGACCAAATGATCCTTGACGGTCCACACCGTAAAGGTGACCTTCGTCGTGCACGCGCTGGTGCTGCAAACATCGTTCCTAACTCAACTGGTGCTGCTAAAGCAATCGGTTTGGTTATCCCAGAATTGAACGGTAAATTGGACGGAGCTGCACAACGCGTTCCTACTCCAACTGGATCAGTTACTGAATTGGTAGTTGTTCTTGAAAAGAACGTTACTGTTGATGAAGTAAATGCAGCTATGAAAGCAGCAGCTAACGAATCATACGGTTACACTGAAGATCCAATCGTTTCTTCAGACGTTGTAGGCATGTCTTACGGATCATTGTTTGACGCAACTCAAACTAAAGTTCTTGACGTTGACGGCAAACAATTGGTTAAAGTTGTTTCATGGTACGACAACGAAATGTCTTACACTGCACAACTTGTACGTACTCTTGAATACTTCGCGAAAATCGCTAAATAATTCAATAGTAAAAGAAAGAGGCTCATTTGAGTCTCTTTTTCTGTACCTTGCTTTGTGAGAATCATCAAAGACAGGGCTGTGGTATGTCGTACTTCTATTTCCCAATTTTTAGTCATATAGAAAGTCATTTTTACTAGATCTGTCCATTTTCTAAATGCTTCAAGGGGCTGTTTAGTGAAGAGAGAATCCAAGCATACTTCCCTTAAAGAAGACTATACCAATTTCATGCTTGACAAAGTGAAAAACTGTGTGTATACTAGCTTTGTTGGAGTTTTTGGACTCCAAGAAGACTATACCAATTTTTAATAAGAAGGGCTGGTTTCTAAGACTAGAAATCAGAAGTAACGTTATGTGTGGAATTGTCGGAGTTGTCGGAAATCGCAACGCAACAGATATTTTGATGCAGGGCTTGGAAAAGCTGGAATACCGAGGTTATGACTCAGCTGGAATTTTTGTAACAACAGGGAAAACTTCTAGTCTGATCAAGTCAGTCGGTCGTATCGCTGACCTACATGCTAAAATTGGCATTGATGTTGCTGGGACTACTGGTATCGGACATACTCGTTGGGCTACTCATGGAAAACCAAGTGAAAATAATGCCCATCCTCATACTTCACAGACCGGTCGTTTTGTCTTGGTTCACAACGGTGTGATTGAGAACTACCTTGATATTAAGAATACTTATCTAGCTGATCATGACTTCAAGGGGCAGACAGATACAGAGATTGCTGTGCATCTGATTGGCAAATTTGCTGAAGAAGAAGGCTTGTCTGTTTTAGAAGCATTTAAAAAAGCTCTTCACATTATACGTGGTTCTTATGCCTTTGCTTTGGTGGATTCAGAAGATGCAGATGTTATCTATGTTGCTAAGAATAAATCTCCGCTTTTAGTCGGACTGGGTGAGGGCTACAATATGGTCTGCTCAGATGCTATGGCCATGATTCGTGAGACAAGTCAGTTTATGGAAATTCATGATCAAGAGCTGGTTATTGTCCGTAAAGACAGTGTGGAAGTGCAGGATTATGACGGGCATACTCTGGAGCGTGAAAGCTATACTGCTGAGCTAGATCTGTCCGATATCGGTAAGGGGACTTATCCATACTATATGCTCAAAGAAATTGATGAGCAGCCAACTGTGATGCGTAAGCTAATCAGCGCTTATACAGATGATAAGGGGCAAGTATCAGTTGATGCGGATATTGTTAAAGCTGTTCAGGAAGCTGACCGTCTCTATATCCTTGCAGCTGGAACTTCTTACCATGCTGGCTATGCTTCTAAGCGTATGCTGGAAGAGCTAACGGATACACCTGTTGAGCTGGGTATTGCCTCTGAGTGGGGCTATGCTATGCCGCTCCTTAGCAAGAAGCCTCTCTTTATCTTTATCAGCCAATCTGGTGAAACAGCTGACAGCCGTCAGGTCTTAGTCAAGGCGAATCAGATGGGTATTCCAAGTTTGACCGTGACCAATGTTCCAGGTTCTACGCTTTCTCGGGAAGCCAATCATACCATGCTGCTGCATGCAGGTCCTGAGATTGCGGTTGCTTCTACTAAGGCCTATACAGCTCAAATTGCAACCTTGGCTTTCTTGGCTAAAGCTGTTGGTGATGCCAATAATTCTGAGAAAGCGGCAGCCTTTGACTTGGTTCACGAGCTGTCCTTAGTTGCGCAGTCTATTGAGTCCACTTTGTCAGAAAAAGAGTTGATTGACAATAAGGTCCGTAGCCTTCTGGAAACAACCCGCAATGCTTTCTATATCGGCCGTGGTCAAGACTACTATGTGGCGATGGAAGCTAGCTTAAAACTCAAAGAAATTTCTTATATCCAGTGTGAAGGCTTTGCAGCTGGTGAGCTCAAACACGGTACGATCTCTCTGATTGAAGACGGAACACCAGTTTTGGCCCTGCTTTCAGACGAAGTCTTAGCTAGCCATACTCGGGGCAATATTTCAGAAGTCGTAGCTCGGGGTGCCAAGGTGCTGACCATTGCTGAGGAGAATGTAGCCAAAGAAGACGATGATATAGTACTCAATCAGGTTCATCCATACTTGTCACCAATCTCTATGGTGGTACCAACACAGCTCATTGCTTACTTTGCAACCTTGCACCGTGGTCTGGATGTTGACAAACCGCGTAATCTGGCTAAGTCTGTCACTGTAGAATAAGCGCAGCAGGCTTTGCCTATAAAGATTACCTATCTCGTCTATAGAAAATATATATGGTACTTATCTAAAAAGGGTACAAAAAATAAGTTTATTCAGCAGAGTCTGAAAAGCCTTGAAAAAGCTAGCTTAGTCTAGCTTTTTTATTTTGCTTTGATAAATATTTTTAATCAGGCTGATAGGGAAAATATATTTCCCAGGAGAAAAAGAGGATGGTATGATATATTACAAATTCAAAGAAGGAGGAAGCAATGGTCAGCAAGAAAGAATTAGTGCTAAGAGCTTTTCGGGGTGAAGAAGTTGACCGAGTGCCTGTTGGATTCTGGTTTCACTTTGTAAGCCAAGAGGAAAAGATGCTGGGCCTGAACAATCCTGTGATTTTCAATAAAAGTGTTGAGGGGCATGCTGCTTATGTTCGAGCTGCACGGCCAGACTTTGTCAAGATTATGAGCGATGGTTTCTTTAAGTATCCCAGCGAGCTTTATTCGGATCATATTGAGTCCATTCGGGACTTGGCAGCTATTCAGTCTATCGGTGAGGATCATCCTTGGATTGAGCAGCAGATTGAGATGGTGAAGGCTGTGAAAGAAAGCTATCCGGAGGACCTCGCTTCCTTCTACAATATCTTTGCGCCGGTCTCCTATTTCAAGCGCTGGTTCCGCAGGGAAGGATCGCGAGGAGATAGAGAAATTGCAGATTTTCTAGCAGAGGATCCCGAGCTGACAGGACATGTTCTAGATGTCATTGCCGGTGATATTGCTATTTTGACTAGACGCATCATTGAGGAAGCGGGCATTGAGGGGATTTATCTCAGTACCCAGCAAGTCCAAGACGGCCGAGTAGATGGGGCTAGTTATCGTCGTTATATTGAGCCTAGTACGGTCAAGGTTCTGGCTGCAGCCAATGCGGCTGGCGGTCAGAATATTCTCCACATCTGTGGCTTTGAAGGGGCCAGCAATGATTTGGAACTGTTCAAAGACTATCCGGCTCAAGTCTTTAACTGGGCAACCCATCATGAGGGGGTCAGCTTAGTGGAAGGGCGCAAGCTCTTTGGCGGTCAGACTGTCCTGGGCGGCTTTGAAAATGGCAGAGCGGCCCTTCTAAATACCGGCAGTCGTGCAGAATTAGAGGCTGAGACCAAGCAACTGCTGGCTGAAACTGGTAGTCAGGGAGTGATTCTAGGGGCTGACTGCACAGTACCAGATGATTTCGAAACAGAAAGACTGGACTGGATTCGTCAGGCAGCTAGTCAGTTCTGACGGACTCAGCAAAGCGATAAAGAGCAATTTTCAACTCTTTCAAGGAGGAAGATAGATGAACTGGTATCAAAAACGGCTTGCTGCTCTTGCTCTGATATTCTTGATAATAGGAAGCTTTCTGTGCATCAGTCAGATTTATGCTTATCAGTCTTCAGACAAAAAAGAAGATGACTTGCAGGTGCTCAAGAAACTGCCAGAGCAGTCAACTGGCTTGATGCAGCCCAATGATATCGCGGCTCTGCTCTTGTCGGATTAGAATTTTACTTAAAAAGATGAATTAGCCTAATTAAAAAGCTAAAAAACAACTCATTGGCTAGATAGGAACAATAAAAAAGGAGAGAAGATGACTTCAAAAAGAGAATTAGTACTGAAGGCTTTCAGAGGAGAGCCCGTTGACCGAGTGCCAGTTGGTTTCTGGCATCATTTTACCAGCGAGGAAGAGTGGCTGGCAGGTTTTGGAAATCAGGCCATTATTGAGAAAAATCTGGCAGGTCATCAAGCTTTTCTGGCAGAAGTCGAGCCAGACTTTATCAAGCTGATGAGTGATGGTTATTTTGCTTATCCTAACGAGCGCTTGAAAAAAGTCCAATCTATCAAGGAGTTGGCAGATATTGAGCCGCTAGGTGCTGACCACCCTTGGATTAGTGAGCAGGTGGAGCTGGTTCAGAAGATTAAGGCTAGCTTTACAGAGGACTTGGTCGCTATTTACAATATTTTTGCGCCAGTGACCTATTTCAAATGGTTGGTCGGCAAGGTTGCCGGTGGAGATGACATCATTGCAGATTTCTTGGCGGAGGATGCGGTACTCACGAAGCGGGTGCTGGATGTGATTGCTCAAGATATTGCGACTCTGACAGAGCGGATTATCAAGGAAGCTGGTGCGGATGGAATCTACCTCAGCGTTCAGAGCATTCAGGATGCACGGGTGTCTGCTGAAGACTATAAGGCTTTTATTGCTCCTAGTGAATTGGCGATGCTGGAAGCAGCCAGCGCAGCTGGCGGAGTGAATATCCTGCACATTTGTGGCTACGAAGGCGCGCGAAACGATGTTCATCTTTTCACAGATTATCCAGCTCAAGTCATCAACTGGGCAGTAGGGCCAGAAGGCATCAGCCTAGCGGAGGGCAGGAAATTGTTTGGCGGCCGGACTGTTCTGGGTGGTTTTGAAAATGGCAAGGACGGTCTGCTCTACACGGGCAGTCAAGCGGCTATTCAAGACGAGACCAAGCGGCTGATAGCAGAGGCTGGCAAGGACGCTTTGATTATCGGGGCTGACTGTACTATTCCAAGCGACATTAAGGCAGAGCGGATTCAGTGGGTTCGTCAAGCAGCAAGCTTATCATAAAAAGGAGACGAAAGAATGAGTAAGAAAAAATGGATTATTGGTGGAGCAGCAGTGATTGCTATTGTAGCGGCAACTTATTTGGGTCGGACCTTGACGGGGGCTTCATCTAGCAAGACGAGCAGCTCTGCATCAGGCAGTGGCAAGGTCACAACTTTGAAAGTGGCACATACACAGAACTATGTTCCTTATGACTTTGTGGATGAAAAAGGCGAATCAGATGGCTATGAGGTTGCTGTTCTCAAGGCCATTGATGAGAAGCTGCCAGACTATCAGTTTGAATATACTGGTACCAGTGATGAAGATCTCTTAGTCGGTCTGGAATCTGGGAAATATGATATTGGAACCAAGGGAGCATGGTACACCGAAGAGCGGGCGAAGAAGTTCATCATTCCAGAAAGCCCAATCGGGGCTAGCATTATCGGTTTCACTATCCGCAAGGAAGATGCTGAAAAATACAAAACTATTGATGATTTTGCCAAGGAAAAGGGTAAGCTGGTACCAATCTCTCCGCAGAATGCTCAATGGGCCGTTATCGAAGAGTATAACAAAAAGCATAGCGGTGCTCCTATTGATTTGACTGCAGCAGAGTCCTTCAAGGTAGCTGATGCTTATGCTTGGGTTCTGGAAGGGCGCTACGATGCTTTCTTTGACATCAAGCTGTCTTTTGAAAAAGCTGTGACAGACAAGGAAGGTTCTTACCATCAGTATGCGGATCAACTGACTTGGTTCCCTTACAAGGGGATTCCGACCTATCCCCTGCTTCATAAAAACGAAAAAAATGAAGAATTTGCCAAGGCATACGAGAAGGCAATTAAGGAACTGGAAAAAGACGGAACCTTGGCTAAACTATCGGAGAAGTATTTCGGAGAAGATGTCTTCTCTTATGTGGACAAGGATTAGTGGCTGCTGTCTGCTGATCACGGAAAATCAAAGGCTGACTGAGAAGCTAGCTGAATAAAGAACTGGAGAGTTCCAAGCTGACCTTGATGCTGTTTGAAGGAATTTTCAAAGAGGATAGCTAGGTGAGAGCATGGCTGCTCCAATCTGAAAGCGCCCGTCCAAGAGAAGCTTATTCTATCTAATCACTGTCGAAGGAGAAGAAAATTATGGTCTCGTATGACTTATCCCGTGTCTTTGGCCTGCTGCCTAGTCTGCTGCAGGCTCTGCCGACCACTTTATGGATTATGTTTGTGACAGCATTGATTGGCTCCTTGCTGGGTGGTCTGTTGGCTTGGGCTCAGATTGCTGAGGAGCAGTCTTTTGCTGGTCTGGCTAGAGGATATATATTTATTCTTAGATGTACACCGCCTATTGTCTTACTTTTCTTGGTTTTTTATGGCATTCCAGAGTTTTTAGAATGGTGGCTGGGGCTGGATATCAATAATTGGTCGCGGACTGTGTTTGTCATCATCACCATGATTCTGCTCTTTGCGGCCATGATTGCGGAAGTCTTCAAGGCAGCTTATCTTGCTGTTCCCAAGGGACAGACTGAGGCAGGTCTCAGTATTGGCTTGACACCGGCGCAGACTTTTCTGCGTATCGTCCTGCCACAGGCTTTTCGCATCGCCCTGCCCAATCTGACTACTGCCCTTCTTAATCTCATGCGGGATGCTGCGCTGGCTTATACGATTGGGGCTGTTGATGTCATGGGAGCAGGACAAAATCTCATCAGCCGTAATCTGGGAAATTATTCCCTAGAAACCTATACAGCGGTGGCCTTGATTTACTGGGGGATTGCCCTAGTGGTTTCGCTGGCTTCCCAGCTTCTGGAAAAAAGTCTGACAGTCAAGGAGAGGTAAAGCATGGATTTGAATTATATTGTAAATACCTTTCTGGTAACGTTGAAAGGCATACCGGTAACCTTAATCATTATGGTGGTGGCTATTCTGCTCAGCTTTATTCCAGCTCTGCTTCTAGCTCTGGGACAGATTTATAAAGTTCGAGGTGTGCGGACCTTTTCGGTGGTTTATCTGGCCTTCATTCGGGCGACGCCTCCTATTTTGCTCATTCT
Protein-coding sequences here:
- the glmS gene encoding glutamine--fructose-6-phosphate transaminase (isomerizing), with the protein product MCGIVGVVGNRNATDILMQGLEKLEYRGYDSAGIFVTTGKTSSLIKSVGRIADLHAKIGIDVAGTTGIGHTRWATHGKPSENNAHPHTSQTGRFVLVHNGVIENYLDIKNTYLADHDFKGQTDTEIAVHLIGKFAEEEGLSVLEAFKKALHIIRGSYAFALVDSEDADVIYVAKNKSPLLVGLGEGYNMVCSDAMAMIRETSQFMEIHDQELVIVRKDSVEVQDYDGHTLERESYTAELDLSDIGKGTYPYYMLKEIDEQPTVMRKLISAYTDDKGQVSVDADIVKAVQEADRLYILAAGTSYHAGYASKRMLEELTDTPVELGIASEWGYAMPLLSKKPLFIFISQSGETADSRQVLVKANQMGIPSLTVTNVPGSTLSREANHTMLLHAGPEIAVASTKAYTAQIATLAFLAKAVGDANNSEKAAAFDLVHELSLVAQSIESTLSEKELIDNKVRSLLETTRNAFYIGRGQDYYVAMEASLKLKEISYIQCEGFAAGELKHGTISLIEDGTPVLALLSDEVLASHTRGNISEVVARGAKVLTIAEENVAKEDDDIVLNQVHPYLSPISMVVPTQLIAYFATLHRGLDVDKPRNLAKSVTVE
- a CDS encoding transporter substrate-binding domain-containing protein, whose product is MSKKKWIIGGAAVIAIVAATYLGRTLTGASSSKTSSSASGSGKVTTLKVAHTQNYVPYDFVDEKGESDGYEVAVLKAIDEKLPDYQFEYTGTSDEDLLVGLESGKYDIGTKGAWYTEERAKKFIIPESPIGASIIGFTIRKEDAEKYKTIDDFAKEKGKLVPISPQNAQWAVIEEYNKKHSGAPIDLTAAESFKVADAYAWVLEGRYDAFFDIKLSFEKAVTDKEGSYHQYADQLTWFPYKGIPTYPLLHKNEKNEEFAKAYEKAIKELEKDGTLAKLSEKYFGEDVFSYVDKD
- a CDS encoding amino acid ABC transporter permease; translation: MVSYDLSRVFGLLPSLLQALPTTLWIMFVTALIGSLLGGLLAWAQIAEEQSFAGLARGYIFILRCTPPIVLLFLVFYGIPEFLEWWLGLDINNWSRTVFVIITMILLFAAMIAEVFKAAYLAVPKGQTEAGLSIGLTPAQTFLRIVLPQAFRIALPNLTTALLNLMRDAALAYTIGAVDVMGAGQNLISRNLGNYSLETYTAVALIYWGIALVVSLASQLLEKSLTVKER
- a CDS encoding uroporphyrinogen decarboxylase — its product is MTSKRELVLKAFRGEPVDRVPVGFWHHFTSEEEWLAGFGNQAIIEKNLAGHQAFLAEVEPDFIKLMSDGYFAYPNERLKKVQSIKELADIEPLGADHPWISEQVELVQKIKASFTEDLVAIYNIFAPVTYFKWLVGKVAGGDDIIADFLAEDAVLTKRVLDVIAQDIATLTERIIKEAGADGIYLSVQSIQDARVSAEDYKAFIAPSELAMLEAASAAGGVNILHICGYEGARNDVHLFTDYPAQVINWAVGPEGISLAEGRKLFGGRTVLGGFENGKDGLLYTGSQAAIQDETKRLIAEAGKDALIIGADCTIPSDIKAERIQWVRQAASLS
- the gap gene encoding type I glyceraldehyde-3-phosphate dehydrogenase, translating into MVVKVGINGFGRIGRLAFRRIQNVEGVEVTRINDLTDPVMLAHLLKYDTTQGRFDGTVEVKEGGFEVNGKFVKVSAERDPEQIDWATDGVEIVLEATGFFATKAAAEKHLHAGGAKKVVITAPGGSDVKTVVFNTNHDILDGTETVISGASCTTNCLAPMAKALQDNFGVVEGLMTTIHAYTGDQMILDGPHRKGDLRRARAGAANIVPNSTGAAKAIGLVIPELNGKLDGAAQRVPTPTGSVTELVVVLEKNVTVDEVNAAMKAAANESYGYTEDPIVSSDVVGMSYGSLFDATQTKVLDVDGKQLVKVVSWYDNEMSYTAQLVRTLEYFAKIAK
- the fusA gene encoding elongation factor G, which produces MAREFSLEKTRNIGIMAHVDAGKTTTTERILYYTGKIHKIGETHEGASQMDWMEQEQERGITITSAATTAQWNNHRVNIIDTPGHVDFTIEVQRSLRVLDGAVTVLDSQSGVEPQTETVWRQATEYGVPRIVFANKMDKIGADFLYSVSTLHDRLQANAHPIQLPIGSEDDFRGIIDLIKMKAEIYTNDLGTDILEEDIPAEYLEQAQEYREKLVEAVAETDEELMMKYLEGEEITTDELKAGIRRATINVEFFPVLCGSAFKNKGVQLMLDAVIDYLPSPLDIPAIKGINPDTEEEETRPASDEEPFAALAFKIMTDPFVGRLTFFRVYSGVLNSGSYVLNTSKGKRERIGRILQMHANSRNEIETVYAGDIAAAVGLKDTTTGDSLTDEKAKIILESINVPEPVIQLMVEPKSKADQDKMGVALQKLAEEDPTFRVETNVETGETVISGMGELHLDVLVDRMRREFKVEANVGAPQVSYRETFRASTQARGFFKRQSGGKGQFGDVWIEFTPNEEGKGFEFENAIVGGVVPREFIPAVEKGLVESMANGVLAGYPIVDVKAKLYDGSYHDVDSSETAFKVAASLALKEAAKTAQPAILEPMMLVTITVPEENLGDVMGHVTARRGRVDGMEAHGNSQIVRAYVPLAEMFGYATVLRSASQGRGTFMMVFDHYEDVPKSVQEEIIKKNKGEA
- a CDS encoding uroporphyrinogen decarboxylase translates to MVSKKELVLRAFRGEEVDRVPVGFWFHFVSQEEKMLGLNNPVIFNKSVEGHAAYVRAARPDFVKIMSDGFFKYPSELYSDHIESIRDLAAIQSIGEDHPWIEQQIEMVKAVKESYPEDLASFYNIFAPVSYFKRWFRREGSRGDREIADFLAEDPELTGHVLDVIAGDIAILTRRIIEEAGIEGIYLSTQQVQDGRVDGASYRRYIEPSTVKVLAAANAAGGQNILHICGFEGASNDLELFKDYPAQVFNWATHHEGVSLVEGRKLFGGQTVLGGFENGRAALLNTGSRAELEAETKQLLAETGSQGVILGADCTVPDDFETERLDWIRQAASQF